Proteins encoded together in one Streptomyces sp. NA04227 window:
- the gabT gene encoding 4-aminobutyrate--2-oxoglutarate transaminase yields MTAVPQERRVVTAIPGPKSQELQARRSAAVAAGVGSVLPVFAARAGGGIIEDVDGNRLIDFGSGIAVTSVGSSAEAVVRRASAQLADFTHTCFMVTPYEGYVAVAEALAELTPGDHAKKSALFNSGAEAVENAVKIARAYTKRQAVVVFDHGYHGRTNLTMALTSKNMPYKHGFGPFAPEVYRVPVAYGYRWPTGPENCGPEAAKQAIDQIVKQVGADNVAAIVIEPLLGEGGFIEPAKGFLPALSRFASENGIVFVADEIQSGFCRTGQWFACEDEGVVPDLITTAKGIAGGLPLAAVTGRAEIMDAAHAGGLGGTYGGNPVACAGALGAIETMKELDLNARAQRIEEVMKGRLAAMQEKFEIIGDIRGRGAMLAIELVRDRAGKEPNPEATAALAKACHTAGLLVLTCGTYGNVLRFLPPLVIGEDLLKEGLDILEGAFTEL; encoded by the coding sequence ATGACCGCAGTCCCGCAGGAGCGCCGCGTCGTCACCGCCATCCCCGGCCCCAAGTCCCAGGAACTCCAGGCCCGGCGCAGTGCCGCCGTCGCCGCGGGCGTGGGCTCGGTGCTGCCCGTGTTCGCCGCGCGGGCCGGCGGCGGCATCATCGAGGACGTCGACGGCAACCGGCTCATCGACTTCGGCTCCGGCATCGCCGTCACCTCGGTGGGCTCGAGCGCCGAAGCCGTGGTGCGCCGGGCGAGCGCGCAGCTCGCCGACTTCACCCACACCTGTTTCATGGTGACGCCCTACGAGGGCTACGTGGCCGTCGCCGAGGCGCTCGCGGAGCTGACGCCCGGTGACCACGCGAAGAAGTCCGCGCTGTTCAACTCCGGCGCCGAGGCCGTCGAGAACGCCGTCAAGATCGCCCGTGCGTACACCAAGCGGCAGGCCGTGGTGGTCTTTGACCACGGCTACCACGGCCGTACGAACCTGACCATGGCGCTGACCTCGAAGAACATGCCGTACAAGCACGGCTTCGGGCCGTTCGCGCCCGAGGTGTACCGGGTTCCGGTCGCCTACGGCTACCGCTGGCCGACCGGCCCCGAGAACTGCGGCCCCGAGGCGGCCAAGCAGGCCATCGACCAGATCGTCAAGCAGGTCGGCGCGGACAACGTGGCCGCGATCGTCATCGAGCCGTTGCTCGGCGAGGGCGGCTTCATCGAGCCCGCGAAGGGCTTCCTGCCGGCGCTGAGCCGGTTCGCCTCGGAGAACGGCATCGTCTTCGTGGCGGACGAGATCCAGTCCGGCTTCTGCCGTACCGGCCAGTGGTTCGCCTGTGAGGACGAGGGCGTCGTGCCGGACCTCATCACCACCGCCAAGGGCATCGCGGGCGGCCTGCCGCTCGCCGCGGTGACCGGCCGCGCCGAGATCATGGACGCCGCGCACGCCGGCGGGCTCGGCGGTACGTACGGCGGAAACCCGGTGGCCTGCGCCGGCGCGCTCGGGGCGATCGAGACGATGAAGGAGCTCGACCTCAACGCCCGCGCCCAGCGCATCGAGGAGGTCATGAAAGGCCGCCTGGCCGCCATGCAGGAGAAGTTCGAGATCATCGGCGACATCCGCGGCCGCGGCGCGATGCTTGCGATCGAACTCGTACGGGACCGGGCGGGCAAGGAGCCGAACCCGGAGGCGACGGCGGCTCTGGCCAAGGCCTGTCACACGGCCGGACTGCTCGTGCTGACCTGTGGCACGTACGGCAATGTGCTGCGTTTCCTGCCGCCGCTTGTGATCGGTGAGGACCTGCTCAAGGAAGGCCTCGACATCCTCGAGGGCGCGTTCACAGAGCTGTGA
- a CDS encoding phosphatase PAP2 family protein: MAVAVGGPLITADEKLGRALSGEGPGGLAEFFADLGGVLVAGPFLLLVLLASALHARARGARRWWLPAAAGALAMAAVPLLVAPLKALIDRPGPPGTGTGTDPSGGYYPSGHTATAMVAYGIAVLLALPLLRALWRRLLLAAGVLLNLAVGCGLVLRGYHWPLDVVGSWLLCPLILAAFAGACARFTRP; this comes from the coding sequence GTGGCGGTCGCGGTCGGCGGCCCGCTGATCACGGCCGACGAGAAGCTGGGCCGTGCGCTGTCCGGTGAGGGCCCCGGCGGCCTCGCGGAGTTCTTCGCGGACCTCGGGGGCGTCCTGGTCGCGGGCCCCTTCCTGCTGCTCGTCCTGCTCGCGTCGGCCCTGCACGCCCGCGCGCGGGGCGCCCGCCGCTGGTGGCTGCCCGCGGCGGCCGGGGCCCTGGCCATGGCGGCGGTGCCGCTGCTTGTCGCGCCGCTCAAGGCGCTCATCGACCGGCCGGGCCCGCCGGGCACCGGCACGGGCACGGACCCTTCCGGCGGCTACTACCCCTCCGGCCACACCGCGACGGCGATGGTCGCCTACGGGATCGCCGTACTCCTCGCCCTCCCGCTGCTGCGCGCCCTGTGGCGGCGCCTGCTCCTGGCGGCAGGTGTCCTGCTCAATCTGGCGGTCGGCTGCGGTCTTGTGCTGCGCGGCTACCACTGGCCGCTCGACGTGGTCGGCAGCTGGCTGCTCTGCCCGCTGATCCTGGCCGCGTTCGCCGGGGCGTGCGCCCGGTTCACACGGCCCTGA
- a CDS encoding bifunctional DNA primase/polymerase, translating to MTGSGAGSAVDWLVSAAPDPQRCKRLWERDPLGVVLLPAGRLWDVLLLPGELGRPTLDVLLRCTDRPGPVLAGTRDARTCFFVPPGTADRWLGKGVRSAGEGTWIAVPHPERLATAVRWLVLPDGDGSLNDPALLELAMHEAAASGALRRGR from the coding sequence ATGACCGGCTCGGGGGCGGGTTCCGCGGTGGACTGGCTGGTGTCCGCGGCGCCGGATCCGCAGCGCTGCAAGCGACTGTGGGAACGCGACCCGCTCGGGGTCGTCCTGCTGCCCGCCGGACGCCTGTGGGACGTACTTCTGCTGCCGGGCGAACTGGGCCGCCCCACCCTCGACGTACTGCTGCGCTGCACCGACCGGCCCGGGCCCGTCCTCGCGGGGACACGCGACGCGCGCACCTGCTTCTTCGTCCCGCCGGGCACCGCCGACCGCTGGCTCGGCAAGGGAGTCCGCAGCGCGGGGGAGGGCACCTGGATCGCGGTGCCGCACCCCGAACGCCTGGCCACCGCCGTGCGCTGGCTGGTCCTGCCGGACGGCGACGGCAGCCTCAACGACCCGGCACTCCTCGAACTGGCCATGCACGAGGCGGCCGCGTCGGGGGCGCTGCGCCGGGGCCGGTGA
- a CDS encoding NADAR family protein has protein sequence MVTIEDGLGLRERLAGSVRAGADVRYLHFWGHRPRPDGRIGAGCLSQWWPAPFTVDGVEYATAEHWMMAGKARLFGDAEAEREVLRASSPGAAKHVGRLVRDFDETAWSRHRFGLVVEGSFHKFAAHPELRDFLLATGDKVLVEASPTDRIWGIGLAADDEAAADPGRWPGTNLLGFALMVARDRLRAPDLSGAPRPEEIPGP, from the coding sequence ATGGTGACCATCGAGGACGGACTGGGGCTGCGCGAGCGGCTGGCCGGGTCGGTCCGGGCGGGCGCCGACGTGCGGTATCTGCACTTCTGGGGCCACCGGCCGCGGCCGGACGGACGGATCGGGGCAGGCTGCCTCAGTCAGTGGTGGCCCGCGCCGTTCACGGTCGACGGCGTGGAGTACGCGACGGCCGAGCACTGGATGATGGCGGGCAAGGCCCGGCTCTTCGGCGACGCCGAGGCAGAGCGCGAGGTGTTGCGGGCGTCGAGCCCCGGCGCCGCGAAGCATGTGGGCCGACTGGTGCGGGACTTCGATGAAACGGCATGGTCCCGGCACCGCTTCGGGCTGGTCGTGGAGGGCAGCTTCCACAAGTTCGCCGCCCATCCGGAGCTGCGCGACTTCCTGCTCGCCACCGGCGACAAGGTCCTGGTCGAGGCCAGCCCGACGGACCGGATCTGGGGCATCGGTCTCGCCGCGGACGACGAAGCCGCCGCGGATCCCGGGCGCTGGCCCGGCACCAACCTCCTCGGCTTCGCCCTGATGGTCGCGCGCGACCGGCTGCGCGCACCCGATCTCTCCGGCGCCCCGCGCCCGGAGGAGATACCCGGCCCCTGA